A portion of the Streptomyces sp. NBC_00376 genome contains these proteins:
- the cbiE gene encoding precorrin-6y C5,15-methyltransferase (decarboxylating) subunit CbiE, with protein MADRVTVIGWDGSPLTGAATAALSAATLVAGAAHHLALPEVPANAERIRLGSIDLAARRIAGHRGSAVVLADGDPGFFGVVRNLRAPEHGLEVEVVPAVSSVAAAFARAGMPWEDARTVVAHPRTLRRAVNVCRAHHKVAVLTSPGAGPAELALLLEGVHRTFVICEELGTSREQVTVVTSDKAADHVWRDPNVVVVIGGGPEPRAAGAWIDGGLPAHPHDVRGWALPTEAYAGDFGGRGTESGEGDSPGLRAAQLAHLGPRTGDLLWDIGSGSGALAVEAARFGAAVLAVDSDPAACARTSAAARAFGVQLQVVEGRAPHVLERLPEPDVVRIGGGGVPVVTAVTERRPERIVTHASTRDEAEALGAALGGNGYTVRCSLLQSVELDTAAWSERERSVVFLLSALRSDLAP; from the coding sequence ATGGCCGATCGGGTCACCGTGATCGGCTGGGACGGCTCGCCACTGACCGGAGCGGCCACGGCCGCCCTCTCGGCCGCCACGCTCGTCGCCGGAGCCGCCCACCACCTCGCACTTCCCGAAGTCCCTGCGAACGCCGAACGCATCCGCCTGGGCTCCATCGACCTGGCCGCCCGCCGGATCGCCGGCCACCGCGGCAGCGCCGTGGTCCTCGCCGACGGGGACCCGGGCTTCTTCGGAGTCGTACGCAACCTCCGCGCACCCGAACACGGACTCGAGGTCGAGGTGGTCCCGGCCGTCTCCTCGGTCGCCGCCGCCTTCGCCCGCGCGGGAATGCCGTGGGAGGACGCCCGGACGGTCGTCGCCCACCCCCGCACCCTGCGCCGCGCCGTGAACGTCTGCCGCGCCCACCACAAGGTCGCAGTCCTCACCTCGCCCGGCGCCGGCCCCGCCGAACTCGCCCTGCTCCTCGAAGGCGTCCACCGCACCTTCGTCATCTGCGAGGAACTCGGCACCAGCCGCGAACAGGTCACCGTCGTCACCTCCGACAAGGCCGCCGACCACGTCTGGCGCGACCCCAACGTGGTCGTCGTCATCGGCGGCGGCCCCGAACCGCGGGCCGCCGGAGCCTGGATCGACGGCGGCCTCCCCGCCCACCCCCATGACGTACGCGGTTGGGCACTGCCCACCGAGGCGTACGCGGGGGACTTCGGCGGGCGCGGCACGGAGAGCGGTGAGGGCGACTCCCCGGGGCTGCGCGCCGCCCAGCTGGCCCACCTCGGTCCCCGGACCGGCGACCTCCTCTGGGACATCGGCTCCGGCAGCGGGGCCCTGGCCGTGGAGGCCGCCCGCTTCGGCGCGGCGGTTCTGGCGGTCGACAGCGACCCGGCCGCCTGCGCTCGGACCTCGGCGGCGGCACGGGCGTTCGGCGTGCAGCTCCAGGTCGTCGAGGGCCGGGCCCCCCATGTCCTGGAACGGCTGCCGGAACCCGATGTCGTACGGATCGGCGGCGGCGGAGTCCCCGTCGTCACAGCCGTCACCGAACGGCGGCCGGAACGCATCGTGACCCATGCGTCGACGCGGGACGAGGCCGAGGCGCTCGGCGCAGCCCTGGGCGGAAACGGATACACGGTCCGGTGCTCGCTCCTCCAGTCCGTCGAACTCGACACGGCAGCATGGTCGGAGCGTGAACGCTCCGTCGTGTTTCTCCTGTCTGCGCTGCGTTCCGACCTCGCCCCGTGA
- a CDS encoding GlcG/HbpS family heme-binding protein, which yields MKHARKTTKRMRIVIGGTLVGAAALGTFAVVSASAGSSPSTAPRSEAAGKNLARSTHLSADAAGRAAQAVLDAAAKENQRVSVAVVDRNGNTIVTLRGDGAGPQAYEAAQKKAFTAVSWNAPTSDLVKRLENAPTLKDIPGTLFLGGGVPVDAKGAPIAGIGVAGAPSGDLDEKFARAGAAALGK from the coding sequence ATGAAGCACGCCAGGAAGACCACGAAGCGTATGCGCATCGTCATCGGCGGTACGTTGGTCGGCGCCGCCGCTCTCGGTACGTTCGCCGTGGTCTCGGCCAGCGCGGGGTCGTCCCCGAGCACCGCCCCCCGGTCGGAGGCGGCGGGCAAGAACCTGGCCCGGTCCACACACCTGAGCGCCGACGCGGCCGGCCGGGCCGCACAGGCCGTTCTCGACGCCGCCGCGAAGGAGAACCAGCGGGTCTCCGTCGCCGTCGTCGACCGCAACGGCAACACCATCGTCACCCTGCGCGGCGACGGAGCGGGTCCCCAGGCGTACGAGGCGGCCCAGAAGAAGGCGTTCACCGCCGTCTCCTGGAACGCCCCGACCTCCGATCTGGTCAAGCGTCTGGAGAACGCCCCGACGCTGAAGGACATCCCCGGCACCCTGTTCCTCGGTGGGGGAGTGCCGGTCGACGCGAAGGGTGCGCCGATCGCGGGCATCGGTGTCGCAGGAGCCCCGTCCGGTGACCTGGACGAGAAGTTCGCCCGGGCCGGCGCCGCGGCCCTGGGCAAGTAG
- a CDS encoding MFS transporter codes for MEAPPLKTTADASPRHRQLEDTLDRIGVTGAHRQIGAMVLLGVFFDALEQNAVGLVGPVLQESWGTTAAELGFLNTITFTAAALGRLTTGVIGDKMGRRTMLTVNLLLFSLGALICAFAPVYAVVAVGRFIVGFGLGGEIAIAVTMMSEFFAARHRGTAVGIINVTAGGLGNMLAPGFGVLVFTFFSGPDRWRWLFGMLAVPALLVLFYRRYVPETPRYLLSRGKVDEANLVLNKLASGRLRGRPEKPQQFITAVESGEKVVAERNRLRDVFMGTLRRRTLSLGVAVCMSYGAQISILSLMPTILVAQGHSITKSLLFTLVMQAGSLVGALVASTAARYVPRKVVLTVAAGLGCAAAFCFGFLANGVALILILGAAVNCCIITLNTTIWIFAPEQFPTRVRAFGTSIILALGSLAGGLTPMLAGAAFDAYGMAGMFTLIGILFVGLAVSVQFPPETFGRSMEETAEESVTEPAEESVTEPAGQPADDTTGSTR; via the coding sequence ATGGAAGCTCCCCCGCTCAAGACCACCGCGGACGCGAGCCCGCGGCATCGTCAGTTGGAGGACACGCTCGACCGGATCGGCGTCACCGGCGCGCACCGGCAGATCGGCGCGATGGTGCTGCTCGGTGTCTTCTTCGACGCGTTGGAACAGAACGCGGTGGGCCTGGTCGGCCCCGTACTGCAGGAGTCGTGGGGCACCACGGCCGCCGAGCTCGGATTCCTGAACACCATCACCTTCACCGCGGCAGCGCTCGGCAGGCTCACCACCGGCGTCATCGGCGACAAGATGGGCCGCCGGACCATGCTCACGGTCAATCTGCTGCTGTTCTCGCTCGGCGCGCTGATCTGCGCCTTCGCCCCCGTGTACGCGGTCGTGGCGGTCGGCAGGTTCATCGTCGGCTTCGGCCTCGGCGGCGAGATCGCCATCGCGGTCACGATGATGTCCGAGTTCTTCGCGGCCAGGCACCGAGGCACCGCCGTCGGCATCATCAACGTGACGGCCGGCGGTCTCGGCAACATGCTCGCCCCCGGCTTCGGCGTCCTGGTCTTCACCTTCTTCTCCGGCCCCGACCGCTGGCGCTGGCTGTTCGGCATGCTCGCCGTGCCCGCCCTGCTGGTCCTGTTCTACCGCCGGTACGTCCCCGAGACACCGCGCTACCTGCTCTCCCGCGGCAAGGTCGACGAGGCCAACCTCGTCCTCAACAAGCTCGCTTCCGGCCGGCTCCGCGGTCGCCCGGAGAAGCCGCAGCAGTTCATCACGGCGGTCGAGAGCGGCGAGAAGGTCGTGGCCGAGCGCAACCGCCTGCGCGACGTCTTCATGGGAACCCTGCGCCGCCGCACCCTCTCACTCGGCGTGGCCGTCTGCATGTCGTACGGCGCGCAGATCTCCATCCTGTCGCTGATGCCCACCATCCTCGTGGCCCAGGGGCACAGCATCACCAAGTCGTTGCTCTTCACCCTGGTCATGCAGGCGGGCTCGCTGGTCGGCGCACTGGTCGCCTCCACCGCGGCGCGCTACGTCCCGCGCAAGGTCGTCCTCACGGTGGCCGCCGGACTCGGCTGCGCGGCGGCCTTCTGCTTCGGGTTCCTGGCCAACGGCGTCGCCCTGATCCTCATCCTCGGCGCGGCCGTCAACTGCTGCATCATCACCCTGAACACCACGATCTGGATCTTCGCACCCGAGCAGTTCCCCACCAGGGTGCGGGCGTTCGGCACGTCGATCATCCTGGCCCTCGGCTCCCTGGCGGGCGGCCTGACGCCGATGCTCGCGGGTGCTGCCTTCGACGCGTACGGCATGGCAGGGATGTTCACCCTGATCGGCATACTCTTCGTGGGCCTTGCCGTGTCCGTCCAATTCCCGCCGGAGACCTTCGGCCGGTCCATGGAGGAGACGGCGGAGGAGTCCGTGACGGAACCGGCGGAGGAGTCCGTGACGGAACCGGCGGGGCAGCCCGCGGACGACACGACGGGGAGCACCCGGTGA
- a CDS encoding TrmH family RNA methyltransferase has translation MADLITVDDPDDPRLRDYTGLTDVELRRRREPAEGLFIAEGEKVIRRARHAGYEMRSMLLSAKWVDLMRDVIDEVPAPVYAVSPELAERVTGYHVHRGALASMQRKPLPTAGELLATTFGTAAADDRTGAVPPPGEGQRAARRIAVFEDIVDHANLGAAFRNAAALGIDAVLLTPRCADPFYRRSVKVSMGGVFQVPWTRLESWPKDVGVLRSAGFTLAALCLSERAITLDELAARKHEKLALVFGTEGAGLAPGTLAAVDEHVRIPMDAGVDSLNVAAASAVAFYATRPGAA, from the coding sequence GTGGCTGATCTCATCACCGTCGACGACCCCGACGACCCCCGACTGCGCGACTACACCGGACTGACCGATGTCGAACTCCGGCGCAGGCGGGAGCCCGCCGAGGGCCTCTTCATCGCCGAGGGCGAGAAGGTCATCAGGCGTGCCAGGCACGCCGGGTACGAGATGCGCTCGATGCTGCTCTCGGCGAAGTGGGTCGACCTGATGCGGGACGTCATCGACGAGGTCCCGGCCCCGGTGTACGCCGTGAGCCCCGAACTCGCCGAGCGCGTCACCGGCTACCACGTGCACCGGGGCGCCCTTGCCTCGATGCAGCGCAAGCCGCTGCCGACGGCCGGCGAACTGCTGGCGACGACCTTCGGTACGGCGGCAGCCGACGACCGGACCGGAGCGGTGCCGCCCCCGGGCGAGGGGCAGCGTGCGGCGCGGCGCATCGCCGTGTTCGAGGACATCGTCGACCACGCCAACCTGGGTGCCGCCTTCAGGAACGCAGCCGCCCTCGGCATCGACGCGGTCCTTCTCACCCCTCGCTGCGCCGATCCCTTCTACCGGAGGTCCGTGAAGGTCTCGATGGGGGGAGTCTTCCAGGTGCCGTGGACCCGGCTGGAGTCCTGGCCGAAGGATGTCGGAGTCCTGCGTTCCGCGGGGTTCACGCTCGCCGCCCTCTGCCTGAGCGAACGAGCGATCACCCTCGACGAACTCGCCGCGCGCAAGCACGAGAAGCTCGCGCTGGTCTTCGGTACGGAAGGAGCCGGCCTCGCCCCCGGTACCCTCGCCGCGGTCGACGAGCACGTCCGCATCCCGATGGACGCCGGTGTCGACTCCCTCAACGTGGCAGCCGCCTCGGCCGTCGCCTTCTACGCCACCCGGCCGGGAGCGGCCTGA
- the cobA gene encoding uroporphyrinogen-III C-methyltransferase, whose product MAEHADHPAYPVGLRLSGRRVVVVGGGQVAQRRLPTLIAAGADITLVSPSATPAVEAMADAGEIRWERRRYEDGDLADTWYALIASDDDAANDAASAEAERTRTWCVRSDNADVATAWTPATGRSEGVTVAVLSTDAQGRDPRHSAAVRDAIVEGLRDGTLAAPHHRTRPTPGVSLVGGGPGDPDLITVRGRRLLAEADVVIADRLGPRDLLDELPPHVEVIDAAKIPYGRFMAQEAINQALIEHAKAGKAVVRLKGGDPFVFGRGMEEAQALAAEGIPCTVVPGISSSISVPGAAGIPVTHRGVAHEFTVVSGHVAPDDERSLVDWAALARLRGTLVLLMAVDKIGAIAKALVAHGKSPDTPVALVQEGTTASQRRVDATLATVAERAAAEDVRPPAVIVIGDVVTVGTGIVPLPAE is encoded by the coding sequence ATGGCCGAGCACGCCGATCACCCCGCGTACCCCGTCGGACTGCGCCTGAGCGGGCGCCGCGTCGTCGTCGTAGGCGGCGGCCAGGTCGCGCAGCGCCGCCTCCCCACGCTCATCGCGGCCGGCGCCGACATCACCCTCGTGTCGCCGTCCGCGACCCCGGCCGTCGAGGCGATGGCCGACGCCGGTGAGATCCGCTGGGAGCGCCGCCGGTACGAGGACGGGGACCTGGCCGACACCTGGTACGCGCTGATCGCCTCCGACGACGACGCCGCGAACGACGCCGCGTCCGCCGAGGCCGAGCGCACCCGCACCTGGTGCGTACGGAGCGACAACGCCGATGTGGCGACCGCCTGGACCCCGGCCACCGGCCGCAGCGAGGGCGTGACCGTCGCCGTCCTGTCCACCGACGCCCAGGGCCGTGACCCGCGCCACTCCGCCGCCGTCCGCGACGCCATCGTCGAGGGACTGCGCGACGGCACGCTCGCCGCCCCCCATCACCGGACCCGGCCCACCCCCGGCGTCTCCCTGGTCGGCGGCGGCCCCGGCGACCCCGACCTGATCACCGTGCGCGGCCGGCGCCTCCTCGCCGAGGCCGACGTGGTCATCGCCGACCGGCTCGGCCCGCGCGACCTGCTCGACGAACTGCCGCCGCACGTCGAGGTGATCGACGCGGCGAAGATCCCGTACGGCCGCTTCATGGCGCAGGAGGCGATCAACCAGGCGCTCATCGAGCACGCCAAGGCCGGCAAGGCCGTCGTGCGGCTCAAGGGCGGCGACCCGTTCGTCTTCGGCCGGGGCATGGAGGAGGCCCAGGCGCTCGCCGCCGAAGGCATCCCGTGCACCGTCGTCCCCGGAATCTCCAGCTCGATCTCCGTGCCCGGCGCGGCCGGAATTCCCGTCACCCACCGCGGGGTCGCCCATGAGTTCACCGTCGTCAGCGGCCATGTCGCCCCCGACGACGAGCGCTCGCTGGTCGACTGGGCGGCGCTCGCCCGGCTGCGTGGCACCCTCGTACTGCTGATGGCCGTCGACAAGATCGGCGCCATCGCCAAGGCCCTCGTCGCCCACGGCAAGTCCCCGGACACCCCGGTCGCTCTGGTCCAGGAGGGCACCACGGCGTCCCAGCGCCGCGTCGACGCGACCCTGGCGACCGTCGCCGAACGGGCCGCCGCCGAGGACGTACGTCCCCCCGCGGTCATCGTCATCGGCGACGTCGTCACGGTCGGCACGGGCATCGTGCCGCTCCCCGCCGAGTAG
- the cobT gene encoding nicotinate-nucleotide--dimethylbenzimidazole phosphoribosyltransferase produces MSDTGQIPVEGLPENAGTVEQPGVAAPDAYTYLAPSEHVSEDDDLLLMPSPQGAWSDPQAVPAPGQYPEGVVAQAPLPAQGAYQAQPMAQPYAQSPGETPAQPQGPVQVQVQEPVASQAAEAYVAQQAVAEPLPPNGQGTHESGGRDSGSVDLTGVRIPSPAPAPAAQAQPQTPVRRPLHRGPAVPDGTPSYGGTPTGGVVRSLADRGPAGAPQAQARTQAPARHTGPPTTGPEYFELPGDDASALPGPQLGEILPQGGSPWGAQAPQPVAAESVVPEQAAPAQVLPEQAAPAEVLPEQAAPEQIVPAPVAEPVAEQAAEPVQAPAPQPVQTAPAVAPEAVAAPAAEPVPAVVEMPAGAHAEVPGGIPAEAIAPQEIAEAVPMGQFVPVEGSVPTTPHLAPTPVAGTSAEAEPVAEAEVEVEPEAERVPIAMEPVAPMEPVVAEAAVEPSAPAADAEPVEPVAIAEAPVAVPAPAPEAEAEALTVSEPEPEQGPEVIETPDITPAADTVESVEDAAVAETGQMDSVQPEALPTEAPAPEPAEAVQAQAAAAVTAPGPEAAEAEAPQAQGTSEAPESSEADEAEVPAGPPAPGYDDAEREAVLRVMRERRDIRNGFRSDPIPHEVLLRVLEAAHTAPSVGHSQPWDFVVIRSAETRRSMHELAQRQRDAYAKSLPKGRAKQFKELKIEAILDTPVNIVVTADPTRGGRHTLGRHTQPQMAPYSSALAVENLWLAARAEGLGVGWVSFFDEREMVRALGLPEHLEVVAYLCVGYVDEFPEEPELMQAGWSKRRPLSWVVHEETYGRRALPGAEPHDLLQETISNIRPLDAKALGEAWERQKRMTKPAGALGMLEIISAQLSGLSRLCPPPIPEPAAVAIFAGDHGVHAQGVTAWPQEVTGQMVANFLGGGAVCNAFAAQVGAEVCVVDVGVAMELPATPGLLPRKVRAGTADFTTGPALTREEVLAAIEVGIETARDLVAAGNKGLLTGEMGIANTTASAALICVYTGMDPAEVTGRGTGINDEMHARKVDVVRRALELHQPDPADPIGVLAAVGGLEHAAMAGFLLGGASLRTPVILDGVSAGAAALVARAIAPEALAACIAGHRSAEPGHVAALNKLGLRPLVDLDLRLGEGTGALLALPIVQSAARAMHEVATFDSAGVTEK; encoded by the coding sequence ATGAGTGACACCGGCCAGATCCCGGTCGAGGGACTGCCGGAGAACGCAGGCACGGTGGAGCAGCCGGGCGTCGCCGCCCCGGACGCCTACACCTACCTCGCTCCCTCCGAGCATGTCTCCGAGGACGACGACCTCCTTCTGATGCCGAGCCCGCAGGGTGCCTGGAGCGACCCGCAGGCCGTACCGGCCCCGGGCCAGTACCCCGAGGGCGTCGTCGCCCAGGCACCGCTGCCCGCGCAGGGTGCCTACCAGGCCCAGCCGATGGCACAGCCCTACGCCCAGTCGCCCGGCGAGACCCCGGCGCAGCCCCAGGGCCCCGTCCAGGTCCAGGTGCAGGAGCCCGTCGCGTCCCAGGCCGCCGAGGCGTACGTCGCCCAGCAGGCGGTGGCGGAGCCGCTGCCCCCGAACGGCCAGGGGACGCACGAGTCCGGTGGCCGCGACTCCGGTTCGGTCGACCTGACGGGCGTCCGCATCCCGTCGCCCGCCCCGGCTCCGGCCGCCCAGGCCCAGCCCCAGACGCCGGTGCGCCGGCCGCTGCACCGCGGCCCGGCCGTGCCCGATGGCACGCCGTCCTACGGCGGGACGCCGACGGGCGGAGTGGTCCGTTCGCTCGCCGACCGCGGCCCCGCGGGCGCACCCCAGGCGCAGGCCCGTACCCAGGCCCCCGCGCGGCACACCGGACCGCCGACCACCGGCCCGGAGTACTTCGAACTGCCGGGTGACGACGCGTCGGCACTGCCGGGTCCGCAGCTCGGCGAGATCCTGCCGCAGGGCGGCAGCCCGTGGGGGGCCCAGGCCCCTCAGCCGGTGGCAGCAGAATCGGTCGTTCCGGAGCAGGCCGCCCCGGCGCAGGTCCTTCCGGAGCAGGCCGCCCCGGCGGAGGTCCTCCCGGAGCAGGCCGCCCCGGAGCAGATCGTTCCGGCGCCGGTCGCCGAGCCCGTTGCCGAGCAGGCCGCCGAGCCGGTTCAGGCGCCCGCGCCGCAGCCGGTTCAGACCGCTCCGGCCGTGGCGCCGGAGGCCGTGGCCGCTCCCGCCGCCGAACCGGTACCCGCCGTGGTCGAGATGCCCGCCGGGGCGCACGCCGAGGTCCCGGGCGGGATCCCCGCCGAGGCGATCGCGCCGCAGGAAATCGCGGAAGCCGTCCCCATGGGCCAGTTCGTGCCCGTGGAGGGTTCGGTGCCGACGACTCCGCATCTGGCCCCGACGCCCGTGGCCGGGACGAGCGCCGAGGCGGAGCCCGTAGCAGAGGCCGAGGTCGAGGTCGAGCCCGAGGCCGAGCGCGTGCCGATCGCCATGGAGCCCGTGGCGCCGATGGAGCCCGTCGTGGCAGAAGCGGCCGTCGAGCCTTCCGCGCCCGCTGCGGACGCCGAGCCGGTCGAGCCCGTGGCGATCGCCGAAGCCCCCGTCGCCGTACCCGCGCCCGCCCCCGAGGCCGAGGCCGAGGCCCTGACGGTGTCCGAGCCGGAGCCCGAGCAGGGCCCTGAGGTCATCGAGACCCCGGACATCACGCCCGCCGCGGACACCGTGGAGTCCGTGGAGGACGCCGCCGTCGCGGAGACCGGTCAGATGGATTCCGTACAGCCCGAGGCCCTGCCCACCGAAGCCCCGGCCCCGGAGCCCGCCGAAGCGGTCCAGGCCCAGGCCGCTGCCGCTGTCACTGCTCCTGGGCCGGAAGCCGCTGAAGCCGAGGCCCCTCAGGCCCAGGGGACCTCCGAGGCCCCCGAGTCGTCCGAGGCCGACGAGGCCGAGGTACCCGCCGGCCCGCCGGCCCCCGGTTACGACGACGCCGAGCGCGAGGCGGTGCTCCGCGTCATGCGTGAGCGCCGTGACATCCGCAACGGCTTCCGCAGCGACCCCATCCCGCACGAGGTGCTGCTCCGCGTCCTCGAAGCCGCGCACACGGCGCCCAGCGTCGGCCACTCGCAGCCCTGGGACTTCGTCGTCATCCGCTCGGCGGAGACCCGTCGCTCCATGCACGAACTGGCACAGCGTCAGCGCGACGCGTACGCCAAGTCGCTGCCCAAGGGCCGGGCCAAGCAGTTCAAGGAACTGAAGATCGAGGCCATCCTCGACACCCCGGTGAACATCGTCGTCACCGCCGACCCCACCCGCGGCGGCCGCCACACCCTCGGCCGGCACACCCAGCCGCAGATGGCCCCGTACTCCTCCGCGCTCGCCGTCGAGAACCTGTGGCTCGCCGCGCGCGCCGAGGGGCTCGGCGTCGGCTGGGTCAGCTTCTTCGACGAGCGCGAGATGGTCCGGGCCCTGGGACTGCCGGAGCACCTCGAAGTCGTGGCGTACCTGTGCGTCGGTTACGTCGACGAGTTCCCCGAGGAGCCCGAGCTGATGCAGGCGGGCTGGTCCAAGCGCCGCCCGCTGTCCTGGGTCGTACACGAGGAGACCTACGGCCGCCGCGCCCTGCCCGGCGCGGAGCCGCACGACCTGCTGCAGGAGACCATCTCCAACATCCGCCCGCTGGACGCCAAGGCGCTCGGCGAGGCGTGGGAACGCCAGAAGCGGATGACCAAGCCGGCCGGCGCGCTCGGAATGCTGGAGATCATCTCGGCCCAGCTGTCCGGGCTCTCCCGGCTGTGCCCGCCGCCGATCCCCGAGCCCGCGGCCGTCGCGATCTTCGCGGGCGACCACGGGGTGCACGCCCAGGGCGTCACGGCCTGGCCGCAGGAGGTCACCGGCCAGATGGTCGCCAACTTCCTCGGCGGCGGCGCGGTCTGCAACGCGTTCGCGGCCCAGGTGGGCGCCGAGGTGTGCGTGGTCGACGTCGGCGTGGCCATGGAGCTGCCCGCGACGCCCGGCCTCCTGCCCCGCAAGGTGCGCGCCGGAACGGCCGACTTCACCACCGGCCCCGCGCTCACCCGCGAGGAGGTGCTCGCGGCGATCGAGGTCGGCATCGAGACCGCCCGCGATCTGGTCGCGGCAGGCAACAAGGGCCTGCTCACCGGTGAGATGGGGATCGCCAACACCACGGCGTCGGCCGCGCTGATCTGCGTGTACACGGGCATGGACCCGGCCGAGGTGACCGGTCGCGGTACCGGCATCAACGACGAGATGCACGCCCGCAAGGTGGACGTGGTCCGCCGCGCCCTCGAACTGCACCAGCCCGACCCGGCCGACCCGATCGGTGTCCTGGCCGCGGTCGGCGGCCTGGAGCACGCTGCGATGGCGGGCTTCCTGCTGGGCGGCGCCTCGCTCCGTACGCCCGTCATCCTGGACGGCGTCAGCGCGGGTGCCGCGGCCCTGGTCGCGCGGGCGATCGCCCCCGAGGCCCTCGCCGCCTGCATCGCGGGCCACCGCAGCGCCGAGCCCGGCCATGTCGCCGCCCTCAACAAGCTGGGCCTGCGCCCGCTGGTCGACCTCGACCTCCGCCTCGGCGAGGGCACCGGAGCGCTGCTGGCGCTGCCGATCGTGCAGAGCGCGGCGAGGGCGATGCACGAGGTCGCGACGTTCGACTCGGCGGGCGTCACGGAGAAGTAG
- a CDS encoding aspartate/glutamate racemase family protein, translating into MTFVALINPNTSVATTEMMAAIAGRTLRPDDGYRVRGVTVAEGPTMLVDEDVLRAAGPQVLAAARSTLAGPDGERVKALVVSAFGDPGVDELRAWTDVPVVGIAEAAMAEAAAGGRRFGIATTTPGLAAAIAARVDRLGRSSQYTGIRLTPGDPLELAATPEVMRERLADAVGACIAEDGAEAVIIGGGPLGEAAEALQGRFPVPVIGPIPAACREVRRLLERK; encoded by the coding sequence GTGACCTTCGTGGCCCTGATCAATCCCAACACCTCGGTGGCCACCACCGAGATGATGGCCGCCATCGCCGGCCGGACCCTGCGCCCCGACGACGGCTACCGGGTCCGCGGAGTCACCGTGGCCGAAGGCCCCACGATGCTGGTGGACGAGGACGTACTGCGGGCCGCCGGACCACAGGTCCTGGCCGCGGCCCGGTCCACCCTCGCCGGGCCGGACGGCGAGCGCGTCAAGGCCCTGGTGGTCAGCGCGTTCGGTGATCCCGGCGTCGACGAACTGCGTGCGTGGACCGATGTCCCCGTCGTGGGCATCGCCGAGGCCGCCATGGCGGAGGCCGCGGCGGGCGGCCGCCGGTTCGGCATCGCCACGACCACGCCGGGCCTGGCCGCCGCCATCGCCGCGCGGGTCGACCGCCTGGGCCGGTCCTCCCAGTACACCGGGATCCGCCTCACACCGGGCGACCCCCTGGAGCTGGCCGCCACCCCCGAGGTGATGCGGGAGCGGCTGGCCGACGCGGTCGGTGCCTGCATCGCCGAGGACGGGGCCGAGGCCGTGATCATCGGCGGAGGTCCGCTGGGGGAGGCGGCCGAAGCCCTGCAAGGGCGCTTCCCGGTGCCGGTCATCGGGCCGATCCCGGCCGCCTGCCGGGAAGTACGGCGGTTGCTCGAACGGAAATGA